One genomic segment of Coffea arabica cultivar ET-39 chromosome 6e, Coffea Arabica ET-39 HiFi, whole genome shotgun sequence includes these proteins:
- the LOC140009763 gene encoding uncharacterized protein, translated as MIQERNKISNCFRDNLVKAQHRMKYFADQHRTERKFAVGDWVFLKLQPYRQHTVAVRKCLKLSTKYFGPFQLEKKIGSVAYKLKLPAGTKSHHVFHVSLLKKKLGPMQGSSTKLPKLDTQDQCRLQPEIILRRRVIMREGQPIVQYLIKWNQLDYEEASWEDKSFIENQFPTFQT; from the coding sequence ATGATCCAAGAAAGGAACAAGATTTCCAATTGCTTTAGGGATAACTTAGTCAAGGCTCAGCACAGGATGAAGTATTTTGCTGATCAGCATAGGACTGAGAGGAAATTTGCTGTGGGGGATTGGGTGTTTCTGAAGCTGCAGCCATACAGACAACATACGGTGGCAGTTAGGAAGTGCCTTAAGCTATCAACCAAGTATTTTGGTCCATTccaattggaaaagaagattgGTTCAGTAGCCTACAAGTTGAAGTTACCAGCAGGCACCAAATCACACCATGTGTTCCATGTGTCATTGCTTAAGAAGAAGTTGGGACCTATGCAAGGTAGTTCAACCAAGCTGCCAAAGTTAGACACTCAAGATCAATGTCGTTTGCAACCAGAAATCATCTTGAGAAGAAGGGTCATTATGCGAGAAGGTCAACCTATTGTGCAATATTTGATCAAATGGAACCAACTGGACTATGAAGAAGCATCATGGGAGGATAAATCTTTCATTGAGAATCAGTTTCCTACGTTCCAGACTTGA